The region gtataatttgtcagcatttatcaacaagaaaaacagataaatactaaggtgatccccGGCCactccctaaacttcactaaaagactcagaatttaggtgaagttgaggccatagcacgctctgtttactaataaaatgaattaaaagagtaaagagCATAGAAACATATTATACCAGTATGCttgtcatatgaaagggaaaataagtgcgtcttaagtctggacttgaaagtctccacagaatctgactgttttattgacgcagggagatcattccacagaacaggggcacgataagagaaagctctgtgacccacagacttcttaagcaaggtttacacatagacagttttgtcggcgggcagtacgtagaccgaagttcgcggtagttccggctgttttctcggtggaaaggggcggagcatttcgccggcgttttgagagccgtactatccgcaaatatgcggataaaacgctgctaaatccgccgaataaagcagcgttttgacgccgtaccatccagcacacgtcaggcaacgggggttaatacccagttctatcctttacaatcgcaggttaagacgcgcgtgagaacggcggtgttctgctgccgccgataatgccctgtgtactgctggatttatccaggcaaatcctgcgttactccaggaacttttgcatataggcaccgcccccagagtataataggctgaagcctctgtcactgcagggttttcttctctgccactgccaattttcttttaggaggcatactggagcttctctgcaaaaatatctggagctggccgcgagtgagaggcctgcatgcagcgcgctagcatttttatactgactgatccttaaagccccgtttacacatagacagtaagagctcccggaagcgtcccggaagagtttttggctgtcttaaggatcacacgccgttgttaacgccggcactagggggcgtggcttagttccggctttaccgggaatcgtctaaaaaattattcaacatgtcgaataattccgggagcgctcctggagaattggcgtgatgacggagacaacgcgaacaacggcgtttgatactttttaatcgctgtttcatcctgccccttcctgtagtgccgcagtttacaccgctgtaattggcggccggcgttgtatctctaatcaacggtgtgtaaaacggcgatagagcccatatccgtgtcctcaagggcgttttaaccggtgagagaggcagacaaaacggcggcgctagcggacagtacgccgttctaaatgccacctcccggttaacggcgttccaaacggccgataggcggcggtcagtaaaaaaatgctagcgcgctgcatgcaggcctctcactcacggccagctccagatatttttgcagagaagctccagtatgcctcctaaaagacaattggcagcggcaaggacttaccaagaggtctggttcagaagcagagggtagccctgtggtggagatggagcaacacgttgaggagggtaaaaggaaggagaagaaaaggctgagtatgatctccctccccctgcagtgacagaggcttcagcctattatactctgggggcggttcctatatgcaaaagttcctggagtaatgcaggatttgcctggataaatccagtggtacacagggcattatcagcggcagcagaacaccgccattctcacgcgcgtcttaacctgcgattgtaacggatagaactgggtattaacccccgttgcctgacatgtgccggatgctacggcgtcaaaacaccgCTTTATTTGGTGGATTtaacggcgttttatccgcgtatggATAGTACAGcggccaaaacgccggcgaaatgctccgcccctttccaccgcgaaaacagccggaactaccgcgaactttggtctacgtactgcccaccgacaaaaccgtctatgtgtaaaccttgctttagggacacaaagtagtcctgcaccctgagaacgcaaagcctgggccggtacgtaaggtttaattaggtcagctaagtagggaggtgccagtccatgaacaattttataggttagtaggagaaccttaaaatctgatctcactgggacaggaagccagtgaagagacgccaaaatgggtgtaatgtggtcgaacttgctgcttcctgtcaaacgtctggctgcagcattttgaaccaattggagacccctaatgctggactctgataaaccagaaaatagaacattgcagtagtccaatctagaagagatgaacgcatggatcagggtctcagcatcagccatagacaggatgggacgaatctttgctatatttcacaggtggaagaaagcagtcctagtaatatttctaatgtggaggtcaaaggacaacgaaggatcaaaaattaccccaaggttcctcactttgtcagtgtgatgtatgacacacgagcctaggctgagtgttaactggtcaaattgatgccaatgtctcagtgGACACGCTGACACACGCATGAAACAAATAACAGACACATGTGAAGCAGACAACAGAGACACATGAAAGAGAGATCAAACATGCAGGAAACAGACAACAGACACATGTAAAACAGATAAGGCGAGTGAAATAGACAGATGTGACACGACAGACACCTGTGAACCAGACAAccgacaaatcaatcaatcaatcaatttttttatatagcgccaaatcacaacaaacagttgccccaaggcgctttatattgtaaggcaaggccatacaataattatgtaaaaccccaacggtcaaaacgaccccctgtgagcaagcacttggctacagtgggaaggaaaaactcccttttaacaggaagaaacctccagcagaaccaggctcagggaggggcagtcttctgctgggactggttggggctgagggagagaaccaggaaaaagacatgctgtggaggggagcagagatcgatcactaatgattaaatgcagagtggtgcatacagagcaaaaagagaaagaaacagtgcatcatgggaaccccccagcagtctacgtctatagcagcataactaagggatggttcagggtcacctgatccagccctaactataagctttagcaaaaaggaaagttttaagcctaatcttaaaagtagagagggtgtctgtctccctgatctgaattgggagctggttccacaggagaggagcctgaaagctgaaggctctgcctcccattctactcttacaaaccctaggaactacaagtaagcctgcagtctgagagcgaagcgctctattggggtgatatggtactacgaggtccctaagataagatgggacctgattattcaaaaccttataagtaagaagaagaattttaaattctattctagaattaacaggaagccaatgaagagaggccaatatgggtgagatatgctctctccttctagtccccgtcagtactctggctgcagcattttgaattaactgaaggcttttcagggaacttttaggacaacctgataataatgaattacaatagtccagcctagaggaaataaatgcatgaattagtttttcagcatcactctgagacaagacctttctgattttagagatattgcgtaaatgcaaaaaagcagtcctacatatttgtttaatatgcgctttgaatgacatatcctgatcaaaaatgactccaagatttctcacagtattactagaggtcagggtaatgccatccagagtaaggatctggttagacaccatgtttctaagatttgtggggccaagtacaataacttcagatttatctgagtttaaaagcaggaaattagaggtcatccatgtctttatgtctgtaagacaatcctgcagtttagctaattggtgtgtgtcctctggcttcatggatagataaagctgggtatcatctgcgtaacaatgaaaatttaagcaataccgtctaataatactgcctaagggaagcatgtataaagtgaataaaattggtcctagcacagaaccttgtggaactccataattaactttagtctgtgaagaagattccccatttacatgaacaaattgtaatctattagacaaatatgattcaaaccaccgcagcgcagtgccttgaatacctatggcatgctctaatctctgtaataaaattttatggtcaacagtatcaaaagcagcactgaggtctaacagaacaagcacagagatgagtccactgtccgaggccctaagaagatcatttgtaaccttcactaatgctgtttctgtactatgatgaattctaaaacctgactgaaactcttcaaatagaccattcctctgcagatgatcagttagctgttttacaactaccctttcaagaatttttgagagaaaaggaaggttggagattggcctaaaattagctaagatagctgggtcaagtgatggctttttaagtaatgctttaattactgccaccttaaaagcctgtggtacatagccaactaacaaagatagattgatcatatttaagatcgaagcattaaataatggtagggcttccttgagcagcctggtaggaatggggtctaataaacatgttgatggtttggatgaagtaactaatgaaaataactcagacagaacaatcggagagaaagagtctaaccaaataccggcatcactgaaagcagccaaagataacgatacgtctttgggatggttatgagtaattttttctctaatagttaaaattttgttagcaaagaaagtcatgaagtcattactagttaaagttaatggaatattcagctcaatagagctctgactctttgtcagcctggctacagtgctgaaaagaaacctggggttgttcttattttcttcaattagtgatgagtagaaagatgtcctagctttacggagggcttttttatagagca is a window of Thalassophryne amazonica chromosome 17, fThaAma1.1, whole genome shotgun sequence DNA encoding:
- the LOC117530013 gene encoding uncharacterized protein LOC117530013, with product YMLPLGSIIRRYCLNFHCYADDTQLYLSMKPEDTHQLAKLQDCLTDIKTWMTSNFLLLNSDKSEVIVLGPTNLRNMVSNQILTLDGITLTSSNTVRNLGVIFDQDMSFKAHIKQICRTAFLHLRNISKIRKVLSQSDAEKLIHAFISSRLDYCNSLLSGCPKSSLKSLQLIQNAAARVLTGTRRREHISPILASLHWLPVNSRIEFKILLLTYKVLNNQVPSYLRDLVVPYHPNRALRSQTAGLLVVPRVCKSRMGGRAFSFQAPLLWNQLPIQIRETDTLSTFKIRLKTFLFAKAYS